The following proteins are encoded in a genomic region of Bosea beijingensis:
- a CDS encoding GcvT family protein — protein sequence MSIPTQSRVVIIGGGIIGCSVAYHLTKLGWRDVLLLEQGRLSSGTTWHAAGLVGQLRSQSSMTRLIRYSTELYASLESETGLATGWKRCGSVSVARTEERMTQLRRTISAARAQGVEIEELSPQEAGEKWPVMRTDDLVGGVWLPGDGKANPSDITQALARGARSGGATVREGIRVTGIETEKGRVKAVQTDQGRVECEVLVICAGQWSRTIGQMCGVSVPLHSAEHMYIVTGKIAGVSPDLPVMRDPDGYIYFKEEVGGLVMGGFEPDAKPWGMDGIPYPFEFQLLPDDWDQFGILMENALQRVPALETAEIKTFLNGPESFTPDNNFLLGEAPEVAGVYIGAGFNSMGIASAGGAGRALAEWIVEGEATSDLWPVDIRRFADFNSNPAWLKDRIKETLGLHYAMPWPNRELDTARPFRRSPLYDRLAAKGAVFGSKMGWERANYFARTEAERTIGYSFGPQNWFETVAAEHRACREAAGLVDMSSFAKFLLQGPQAEAALQRLAANDVAVPVGTSVYTALLNARGTFESDLTAARIAPDTYLLLTGTAQATRDAHWIRRQLPEGVTLTDVTSSYAVLSLAGPKVPEILSRLSPTSFDLADFPANAIRKITIGYATTWACRRSYLGDGFELYAPVEFTAAIYDALHEAGADLGLVDAGYYAVDSLRIEKGFRAWGRELTPDVNPYEAGLGFAVKLNKGEFLGREALVVAKAAPRTKRLIALVGPRPDGQMAWGGEAILADGKPVGEITSAAFGASLDGIVALGWASSDQPIDQTWLDARSWSIDLAGTAVPVSASLTAPLDRKA from the coding sequence ATGTCCATTCCCACCCAATCTCGTGTCGTCATCATCGGCGGCGGCATCATCGGCTGCTCGGTCGCCTATCACCTGACCAAGCTCGGCTGGCGCGACGTGCTGTTGCTGGAACAGGGGCGCCTCTCCTCGGGCACGACCTGGCATGCGGCCGGCCTTGTCGGTCAGCTCCGCAGCCAGTCCAGCATGACGCGCCTGATCCGCTATTCGACGGAACTCTACGCCTCGCTCGAGAGCGAGACCGGGCTCGCCACCGGCTGGAAGCGCTGCGGCTCGGTTTCGGTCGCGCGCACCGAGGAGCGGATGACGCAATTGCGCCGGACGATCTCCGCGGCGCGAGCACAGGGCGTCGAGATCGAGGAGCTGAGCCCACAGGAGGCCGGCGAGAAATGGCCGGTGATGCGCACCGACGATCTCGTCGGCGGCGTCTGGCTGCCCGGTGACGGCAAGGCCAACCCCTCCGACATCACGCAGGCGCTGGCGCGCGGCGCCCGCAGCGGCGGCGCGACCGTGCGCGAGGGCATCCGCGTCACCGGGATCGAGACGGAGAAGGGCCGGGTCAAGGCCGTACAAACCGATCAGGGCCGGGTCGAATGCGAGGTGCTGGTGATCTGCGCCGGGCAATGGTCGCGCACGATCGGGCAGATGTGCGGCGTCTCGGTGCCGCTGCATTCGGCCGAGCATATGTACATCGTCACCGGCAAGATCGCCGGCGTCTCGCCGGACCTGCCGGTGATGCGCGATCCCGACGGCTATATCTACTTCAAGGAGGAGGTCGGCGGCCTCGTCATGGGCGGGTTCGAGCCCGACGCCAAACCCTGGGGCATGGACGGCATCCCCTACCCGTTCGAATTCCAGCTCCTGCCCGACGACTGGGACCAGTTCGGCATCCTGATGGAGAACGCCCTGCAGCGCGTGCCGGCGCTGGAGACCGCCGAGATCAAGACCTTCCTCAACGGCCCCGAGAGCTTCACGCCGGACAACAACTTCCTGCTCGGCGAGGCGCCCGAGGTGGCCGGCGTCTATATCGGCGCCGGCTTCAACTCGATGGGCATCGCCTCGGCCGGCGGCGCCGGCCGGGCGCTGGCCGAATGGATCGTCGAGGGCGAGGCGACGAGCGATCTCTGGCCCGTCGACATCCGCCGCTTCGCCGATTTCAACAGCAACCCGGCTTGGCTGAAGGACCGCATCAAGGAGACGCTCGGGCTGCACTACGCCATGCCCTGGCCGAACCGCGAGCTCGACACCGCCCGCCCCTTCCGGCGCTCGCCGCTCTATGACCGGCTTGCGGCCAAGGGCGCCGTCTTCGGCTCGAAGATGGGCTGGGAGCGCGCGAACTATTTCGCCCGCACCGAAGCCGAGCGCACGATCGGCTATTCCTTCGGGCCGCAGAACTGGTTCGAGACCGTCGCGGCCGAACACCGAGCCTGCCGCGAAGCGGCCGGGCTCGTCGACATGTCGAGCTTCGCAAAATTCCTGCTGCAGGGGCCGCAGGCCGAGGCCGCCCTGCAGCGCCTCGCCGCCAACGATGTCGCCGTGCCGGTCGGCACCTCCGTCTATACAGCGCTGCTCAATGCCCGAGGTACATTCGAGAGCGATCTCACCGCCGCCCGGATCGCTCCCGACACCTATCTCCTGCTGACAGGTACCGCCCAGGCGACGCGCGACGCGCACTGGATCAGGCGCCAGCTCCCCGAGGGCGTGACGCTGACCGACGTGACCTCGTCTTATGCCGTGCTCTCGCTCGCAGGACCAAAGGTGCCGGAGATCCTCAGCCGCCTCTCGCCGACCTCCTTCGACCTCGCCGACTTCCCGGCCAACGCGATCCGCAAGATCACGATCGGCTATGCCACGACCTGGGCCTGCCGCCGCTCCTATCTCGGCGACGGTTTCGAGCTCTATGCTCCCGTCGAGTTCACCGCCGCGATCTATGATGCGCTGCACGAGGCCGGAGCCGATCTTGGACTGGTGGACGCCGGCTACTACGCCGTCGACTCGCTGCGCATCGAGAAGGGTTTTCGCGCCTGGGGCCGCGAGCTGACCCCGGACGTCAACCCTTACGAAGCGGGCCTCGGCTTCGCGGTGAAGCTCAACAAGGGCGAGTTCCTCGGCCGCGAGGCGCTGGTCGTCGCCAAGGCCGCGCCGCGCACGAAACGCCTGATCGCTCTTGTCGGGCCGCGCCCGGACGGGCAGATGGCCTGGGGTGGCGAAGCGATCCTGGCGGATGGCAAGCCGGTCGGCGAGATCACCTCGGCCGCCTTCGGCGCGAGCCTGGACGGCATCGTGGCGCTGGGCTGGGCCTCAAGCGATCAGCCAATCGACCAGACCTGGCTCGATGCGCGGAGCTGGTCTATCGACCTCGCCGGCACAGCCGTTCCGGTCAGCGCCAGCCTCACGGCGCCGCTCGACCGCAAGGCATAG
- a CDS encoding DeoR/GlpR family DNA-binding transcription regulator, translating to MTRDIAARRHNAILAKLDETGSVTVEELAQALDVSRETIRRDLKALSAGSLLAIVHGGAIRNERSEASFASRRTVNRAGKETIADLAVSLIGDGMTVLLDSGTTTEALARALARSDRKRLIVHTTSLENARLVSRLAGTRVFLIGGEFDRNEDATTGPETLRAIARLSADFAFVSVGGVDPDGHLTDYTRAGAATRTALLNAAEQGFLMADNSKFGLVLPSRIGSDKACAGLLVDQAPPAPLAAKLAEQGVQIHAG from the coding sequence ATGACACGCGACATCGCAGCAAGACGGCACAACGCCATCCTGGCGAAGCTCGACGAGACGGGCTCCGTCACGGTGGAGGAGTTGGCGCAGGCGCTCGATGTCTCGCGCGAGACGATCAGGCGCGATCTCAAGGCGCTGTCGGCCGGGAGCCTGCTCGCGATCGTCCATGGCGGAGCGATCCGCAACGAGCGTTCGGAAGCCTCCTTCGCCAGCCGCCGAACGGTGAATCGCGCCGGCAAGGAGACGATCGCCGATCTCGCGGTTTCGCTGATCGGCGACGGCATGACCGTCCTGCTCGATTCCGGCACGACGACCGAGGCGCTGGCACGGGCCCTGGCCCGCTCCGACCGCAAGCGCCTGATCGTACACACCACCTCGCTGGAGAACGCCCGGCTTGTCAGCAGGCTCGCGGGTACCCGCGTCTTCCTGATCGGCGGCGAATTCGACCGCAACGAGGATGCGACGACCGGCCCGGAGACGTTGCGAGCAATCGCGCGGCTTTCCGCCGATTTCGCCTTCGTCAGCGTCGGTGGCGTCGATCCGGACGGGCACCTGACCGACTATACCCGCGCCGGCGCCGCAACCCGCACCGCCCTGCTGAACGCGGCCGAGCAGGGCTTCCTGATGGCCGACAACAGCAAGTTCGGGCTCGTCCTGCCCAGCCGTATCGGCAGCGACAAGGCTTGCGCCGGGCTGCTGGTCGATCAGGCCCCGCCCGCCCCGCTCGCGGCGAAACTGGCCGAGCAAGGGGTTCAAATTCACGCCGGATAG
- a CDS encoding NAD-dependent succinate-semialdehyde dehydrogenase, with translation MSQWSDFKRDAIFVGGRWLDKASGGTIDVTNPATGKSMGTVPSAGVEETRAAIEAAHAAFPAWAAKTAQERAVLLRKLADEILKHQDALAELLTREQGKPLAEAKGEVGMSAAYVLWFAEEARRVYGDVIPSPWADRRIIVTKQPLGVVGAITPWNFPSSMLARKIGPALAAGCTVVAKPASQTPYSALAWGILAEKAGIPAGVVNVVTGDARTVGGELTGNPLVRKITFTGSTPVGKVLLKQAAETVKKVSMELGGNAPFIVFDDADLDRAVEGAIAAKFRNSGQTCVCTNRFYAQAGIYDAFVEKLAAATRKLKLGSGLEAGVTQGPLIDDKALAKVEEMVADAKAKGGTVATGGKRSELGLSFYEPTVIAGATSAMQFAREEIFGPVAPVFRFETEKEAIRLANDTEYGLACYFYTRDLGRTFRVSEALQYGIVGVNEGLVTTEVAPFGGVKESGLGSEGSKYGLQDYLDVKYTCIGGIGASA, from the coding sequence ATGTCCCAGTGGAGCGATTTCAAGCGCGACGCGATCTTCGTCGGCGGGCGCTGGCTGGACAAGGCATCCGGCGGAACGATCGATGTCACCAACCCGGCGACCGGCAAGTCGATGGGCACCGTCCCCTCGGCCGGCGTCGAGGAAACGCGCGCCGCGATCGAGGCTGCGCATGCCGCCTTCCCGGCCTGGGCCGCCAAGACCGCGCAGGAGCGCGCGGTGCTGCTGCGCAAGCTCGCCGACGAAATCCTGAAGCATCAGGACGCGCTGGCCGAACTCCTGACCCGCGAGCAGGGCAAGCCCTTGGCCGAGGCCAAGGGCGAGGTCGGCATGAGCGCGGCCTATGTGCTCTGGTTCGCCGAAGAAGCGCGGCGCGTCTATGGCGACGTCATCCCCTCGCCCTGGGCCGACCGGCGCATCATCGTGACCAAGCAGCCGCTCGGCGTGGTCGGCGCGATCACGCCCTGGAACTTCCCCTCCTCGATGCTGGCCCGCAAGATCGGCCCGGCTCTGGCCGCCGGCTGCACCGTCGTCGCCAAGCCGGCCTCGCAGACGCCCTATTCGGCACTGGCCTGGGGCATCCTCGCCGAGAAGGCCGGCATCCCGGCCGGCGTCGTCAATGTCGTGACGGGCGACGCCCGCACCGTCGGCGGCGAGCTCACCGGCAATCCGCTGGTGCGCAAGATCACCTTCACCGGCTCGACCCCGGTCGGCAAGGTGCTGCTGAAGCAGGCGGCCGAGACGGTCAAGAAGGTCTCGATGGAGCTCGGCGGCAACGCCCCCTTCATCGTCTTCGACGATGCCGATCTCGACCGGGCGGTCGAGGGCGCGATCGCCGCAAAATTCCGCAATTCCGGCCAGACCTGCGTCTGCACCAACCGCTTCTACGCGCAGGCCGGCATCTACGACGCCTTCGTCGAGAAATTGGCGGCCGCAACCCGCAAGCTCAAACTCGGCTCCGGTCTCGAAGCCGGCGTGACGCAAGGGCCGTTGATCGACGACAAGGCGCTCGCCAAGGTCGAGGAGATGGTGGCCGACGCCAAGGCCAAGGGCGGCACCGTCGCGACCGGCGGCAAGCGCTCGGAGCTGGGGCTCAGCTTCTACGAGCCGACCGTTATCGCCGGCGCGACCAGCGCCATGCAGTTCGCCCGCGAGGAGATCTTCGGGCCGGTGGCCCCGGTCTTCCGCTTCGAGACCGAAAAGGAAGCCATCCGCCTCGCCAACGACACCGAGTACGGGCTCGCCTGCTATTTCTACACGCGCGATCTCGGCCGCACCTTCCGCGTCTCGGAGGCGCTGCAATACGGCATCGTCGGCGTGAACGAGGGGCTTGTGACCACCGAGGTCGCGCCCTTCGGCGGCGTCAAGGAATCCGGCCTCGGCTCGGAAGGCTCGAAATACGGCCTGCAGGACTATCTCGACGTGAAATATACCTGCATCGGCGGGATCGGGGCTTCGGCCTAG